From Chryseobacterium sp. IHB B 17019, one genomic window encodes:
- a CDS encoding peptide MFS transporter, with translation MKTKHPKGLPFLFFTEMWERFGYYLILGIFVLYVIEPTGMKGGLGLPDKTADDIFGTYIALTYLTPFIGGFLADRVLGYIKSIYLGGILMAAGYIGMGVFKELPLFYGSLALIIIGNGFFKPTISTLLGNLYSEEPYKANKDSGYNIFYMGINIGAFICNIIAAFMRNKFGWGEAFITAGVGMLIGLVIFSIGRKHYIHAAQMKPVQEGDTKLSEILLKVFVPAIIAGVIGWFIPGNIFGSDSTDAFIFACIPVIYFYASLYFKAKPEEKSSIGALLSVFLISMFFWAVFKQNGTALTRWANYYTDRSVPAAMEKPLEGIYMVDGKSYEDKEVPVYDDQYQSQKDKDGNTIKVQGKDVYFKNISSEQRAALEKNPETKVYLYNTELFQSINPFWVIALTPVIVAFWAFLRRRGKEPLTPTKIVLGLFISALSCLVMVLAVMAGDNGAVKVSPWWLVAGYGVITIGELCLSPMGLSFVSKLSPARITALMMGGFFLANSVGNKLSGILASTWYSYDNKMNYFLVNFALLIFATLLGLSMLKRLNKIMKEKGH, from the coding sequence ATGAAGACTAAACATCCTAAAGGGTTGCCTTTCCTCTTCTTTACTGAAATGTGGGAGCGTTTCGGGTACTATCTGATACTTGGAATTTTTGTTTTATATGTAATCGAACCGACCGGTATGAAAGGAGGTCTTGGACTTCCCGACAAAACTGCCGACGATATCTTCGGGACTTATATTGCGTTGACTTATTTAACGCCATTTATCGGAGGTTTCCTGGCAGACAGAGTGTTAGGATATATTAAATCCATTTATCTCGGTGGGATTTTAATGGCGGCAGGATACATCGGAATGGGTGTTTTCAAGGAATTACCCTTGTTTTATGGATCTTTAGCATTAATCATCATCGGAAATGGTTTCTTTAAACCAACGATTTCTACATTATTAGGAAATTTATACTCTGAAGAACCTTATAAAGCCAATAAAGATTCCGGGTACAATATTTTTTACATGGGAATCAACATTGGAGCGTTTATTTGTAATATTATTGCTGCTTTTATGCGAAATAAATTCGGTTGGGGTGAGGCCTTCATCACTGCCGGAGTCGGGATGCTGATCGGTCTTGTTATTTTTTCCATCGGTAGAAAACATTACATTCACGCAGCTCAGATGAAGCCTGTACAGGAAGGCGATACAAAGCTTTCTGAAATTTTATTAAAAGTTTTCGTTCCTGCTATTATAGCCGGAGTTATCGGATGGTTTATTCCTGGTAATATTTTTGGAAGTGACAGTACGGATGCATTTATTTTTGCCTGTATTCCTGTTATTTACTTTTATGCTTCGCTTTATTTTAAAGCAAAACCGGAAGAAAAATCTTCAATCGGAGCCTTATTATCAGTGTTTTTGATCAGTATGTTTTTCTGGGCAGTTTTCAAGCAAAACGGAACAGCTCTGACAAGATGGGCCAATTATTATACCGACAGAAGTGTTCCGGCAGCTATGGAAAAGCCTTTGGAAGGAATTTATATGGTTGACGGAAAGAGCTATGAGGACAAAGAAGTTCCGGTTTACGATGATCAATATCAATCTCAAAAGGATAAAGACGGAAACACAATCAAAGTACAAGGAAAAGATGTTTATTTTAAAAACATTTCATCCGAACAGCGTGCAGCATTAGAAAAAAATCCTGAAACCAAAGTATATCTTTACAACACCGAGTTATTTCAATCGATAAATCCGTTTTGGGTAATTGCTTTAACGCCGGTCATTGTAGCATTCTGGGCCTTTTTGAGAAGAAGAGGAAAAGAACCTTTAACGCCTACGAAAATCGTGTTGGGATTGTTTATTTCAGCCTTATCCTGTTTGGTTATGGTTTTGGCGGTCATGGCCGGAGACAACGGTGCGGTGAAGGTTTCACCTTGGTGGCTGGTCGCGGGTTACGGGGTAATCACAATTGGGGAATTATGCCTTTCTCCAATGGGACTTTCCTTCGTTTCAAAGCTTTCCCCGGCGAGGATTACAGCATTAATGATGGGTGGATTTTTCCTTGCCAACTCAGTTGGAAACAAGCTTTCGGGAATTCTGGCAAGTACCTGGTACAGCTATGACAATAAAATGAATTATTTCCTGGTAAACTTCGCTTTATTGATATTTGCTACACTTTTAGGCCTTTCTATGTTAAAAAGATTAAACAAAATCATGAAAGAAAAAGGACATTAA
- a CDS encoding S9 family peptidase, with amino-acid sequence MKKFLLTLTVAVALQSLSAQEITLDKIYSGYYRGKGIAGIASMKNGENYLVIEPTGIAKYSYKTSQKEGNIVDGQFDSYEFSDDESKILLLKESQPIYRHSFLGKFDVKDLKSGKTISLNDGKPVQEPRFSPDATKVAFISENNLFYQDLNSGKITKITEDGIKNKILNGLADWVYEEEFGHARLYEWTKNSDAIVFVKLDETEVPEIYIPIYGKSLYPKEMRYKYPKAGEKNSVVSAHIYQLNGGKKTEINLGNFKNYYIPNVIQTAKPDEIVLITSERIQNASDVLKVNTKTGSVQKLFTETDEKWIDTDSPTLEFLEDDSFLWGSERDGFRHLYWYDKDGKLKKQVTKGNWEVTDYYGFNPKSKEIYVQTTEKGSINKVVSKINIENGKSQLISNTEGNNSANFSKNYNYFIETSSTAAKPFTYVLKDGNGKVVKELQNNNDQLQKLKADNFVEKEFITIPNEAGDQMNAWIMKPKNFDKNKKYPLFMYQYSGPGSQQVANSWDNGNAIWFNHLVQKGYIVACVDGRGTGYKGAKFKKVTYMNLGKYEIEDQIAAAKWLGNQSYIDKTRIGMFGWSYGGYMTSLAMTKGADVFKAGIAVAPVTNWRYYDTVYTERFMRTPQENPDGYDKNSPTEYANLLKGKFLMIHGTADDNVHFQNSMEFSEALIQNKKQFEFMAYPDKNHGIYGGQTRPQLYQKMTDFILENL; translated from the coding sequence ATGAAAAAATTCTTACTAACGCTTACAGTTGCCGTTGCACTTCAGAGTTTATCGGCACAGGAGATCACTTTAGATAAAATATATTCAGGATATTACCGCGGAAAAGGCATTGCCGGAATCGCTTCCATGAAAAACGGTGAAAATTATTTAGTCATTGAGCCTACCGGAATTGCAAAATATTCTTACAAAACTTCTCAGAAAGAAGGAAATATTGTGGATGGGCAGTTCGATAGCTATGAATTCTCTGATGATGAATCTAAAATCCTTTTATTAAAGGAAAGTCAGCCTATTTACAGACATTCTTTTTTAGGAAAATTTGATGTTAAGGATCTGAAATCAGGAAAAACCATCAGCTTAAATGACGGGAAGCCTGTTCAGGAACCAAGATTCTCTCCTGATGCGACGAAAGTGGCTTTTATTTCTGAGAATAATTTATTCTATCAGGATTTAAATTCAGGAAAAATTACAAAAATAACTGAAGATGGCATTAAAAATAAAATATTAAACGGCCTTGCAGATTGGGTGTATGAAGAAGAATTCGGGCACGCAAGATTGTATGAATGGACAAAAAATTCTGATGCCATTGTTTTTGTAAAATTAGACGAAACCGAAGTTCCGGAAATCTACATTCCTATCTACGGAAAATCTCTGTATCCGAAGGAAATGCGTTACAAATACCCGAAAGCCGGAGAAAAAAACTCTGTTGTTTCCGCTCACATTTATCAATTAAATGGTGGTAAAAAAACGGAAATAAATTTAGGAAATTTTAAGAATTATTATATTCCAAACGTTATTCAGACGGCAAAACCTGACGAAATTGTTTTAATTACTTCCGAAAGAATTCAAAATGCTTCTGATGTTTTAAAGGTAAATACAAAAACGGGATCAGTTCAGAAATTATTCACGGAAACCGATGAAAAATGGATCGATACCGACAGTCCGACGTTAGAGTTTTTAGAAGATGATTCTTTCCTTTGGGGCTCCGAAAGAGATGGTTTCCGCCATCTGTATTGGTATGACAAGGACGGTAAACTAAAAAAACAAGTCACAAAAGGGAATTGGGAAGTGACTGATTATTATGGCTTTAACCCAAAATCAAAAGAAATCTACGTTCAGACAACAGAAAAAGGAAGCATCAATAAAGTAGTTTCTAAAATCAATATCGAAAACGGAAAATCTCAGTTGATTTCAAATACCGAAGGAAATAATTCTGCCAACTTCAGCAAAAACTATAATTATTTCATCGAAACATCTTCCACCGCAGCAAAACCTTTCACTTATGTTTTAAAAGACGGAAACGGAAAAGTGGTAAAAGAACTTCAAAATAACAACGACCAGCTTCAAAAATTAAAAGCTGATAATTTTGTTGAAAAAGAATTCATCACTATTCCAAATGAAGCCGGAGATCAGATGAACGCATGGATTATGAAGCCTAAAAATTTTGATAAAAATAAGAAATACCCTCTGTTTATGTATCAATATTCAGGTCCGGGATCTCAGCAGGTTGCCAATTCGTGGGACAATGGAAATGCAATCTGGTTCAATCATTTGGTTCAGAAAGGTTACATCGTAGCTTGTGTTGACGGTCGTGGAACGGGTTACAAAGGTGCAAAATTCAAGAAGGTAACCTACATGAATTTAGGTAAATACGAGATTGAAGATCAGATTGCAGCCGCAAAATGGCTTGGAAATCAATCGTATATCGATAAAACCAGAATCGGGATGTTCGGATGGAGTTACGGAGGCTATATGACGAGTCTGGCCATGACCAAAGGCGCTGATGTTTTCAAGGCAGGAATTGCAGTTGCACCGGTTACCAATTGGAGATATTATGATACGGTTTACACGGAAAGATTCATGAGAACACCACAGGAAAACCCTGATGGATACGATAAAAACTCGCCAACTGAATATGCCAATTTGTTAAAAGGAAAATTCCTGATGATCCACGGAACTGCCGATGACAACGTACATTTCCAAAATTCTATGGAATTCTCGGAAGCTTTAATTCAAAATAAAAAGCAGTTTGAATTTATGGCTTACCCTGACAAAAACCACGGAATCTATGGTGGACAGACAAGACCGCAATTGTATCAGAAAATGACTGATTTCATTTTGGAGAACTTGTAA
- a CDS encoding DUF6496 domain-containing protein yields the protein MSKTKYSEKAQDKVGKVMHEFKEGKLKSSSGEKVKSRKQAVAIGISEAREEGLKVPKEKKKKD from the coding sequence ATGAGTAAGACAAAATATTCAGAAAAAGCTCAGGACAAAGTAGGAAAAGTAATGCACGAATTCAAGGAAGGAAAGCTGAAATCTTCCTCCGGAGAAAAAGTGAAAAGCAGAAAACAGGCTGTAGCCATAGGTATTTCTGAAGCAAGAGAAGAAGGCTTAAAAGTGCCCAAGGAGAAAAAGAAAAAAGATTAG
- the glgP gene encoding alpha-glucan family phosphorylase has translation MDFKNFKIPYSVNPQYSKKVAYFSMEFAIEQVLKIYSGGLGFLAGSHMRSAYNLKQDLIGIGILWKFGYYDQARNHDQTLQPVWTRKMYSFLEDTGIKFQIEIHSAPVWVKVWYLDPEIFNTAPMFLLSTDVPENDHVSKTICHKLYDANEATKLAQYILLGKGGAKLLDEMNVVRDVYHLNEAHGLPAAFYLLKKYNGDLNRVKEKLVFTTHTPEEAGNEKHNMHLCYDMSYFSGFSIEDVKSIEGSDDDRFNHSLCALKMARVANGVSQLHGVVSRTIWSKYPGICEIMSITNAQEFKYWSDKPLYNSKDENDETVFDYRKKHLKKRLFKIVADQTGNLFNPNIFTIVWARRFAGYKRADLLLHDKDRFYKLLNNPKYPVQIIWAGKPYPMDYSAISTFNLLVEESKNHKNMAVLTGYELSLSKSLKQGSDLWLNNPRVPREASGTSGMTAAMNGSINLSTDDGWIPEFAKHGENSFVVPKGDYSNMSIYEQDNYDLNKLYEILENEILPTYYDQPDKWRKIQYNSMNDVKSQFNSDRMADEYYRILYDYKG, from the coding sequence ATGGATTTTAAAAATTTTAAAATACCCTACAGCGTCAATCCTCAATATTCTAAAAAAGTAGCCTATTTTTCAATGGAATTTGCCATTGAGCAGGTACTAAAAATATATTCCGGAGGTCTTGGATTTTTGGCGGGATCTCACATGAGAAGTGCTTACAACCTTAAGCAAGACCTTATAGGAATCGGCATTCTCTGGAAATTTGGTTATTATGATCAGGCAAGAAATCACGATCAGACTTTACAACCGGTCTGGACGAGAAAGATGTACAGTTTCCTTGAAGATACGGGCATAAAATTCCAAATCGAAATCCATAGCGCACCGGTTTGGGTGAAGGTATGGTATCTCGATCCCGAGATTTTCAATACAGCACCAATGTTTTTGCTTTCAACAGATGTTCCTGAAAATGACCATGTTTCAAAAACAATTTGTCATAAATTATACGATGCCAACGAAGCAACAAAACTAGCCCAATACATTCTGCTGGGAAAAGGCGGAGCAAAATTACTGGATGAAATGAACGTCGTGAGAGATGTCTATCATCTGAATGAGGCTCATGGACTTCCTGCTGCTTTTTATTTGCTGAAAAAATATAATGGAGACCTGAACAGGGTAAAAGAAAAATTGGTTTTCACAACCCACACTCCCGAAGAAGCCGGAAATGAGAAGCATAATATGCACTTGTGCTATGATATGTCGTATTTTTCAGGATTCAGCATCGAAGATGTGAAAAGCATTGAAGGCTCTGATGACGACCGTTTCAACCACTCACTTTGTGCTTTGAAAATGGCAAGGGTTGCCAATGGGGTTTCACAGCTTCACGGCGTGGTTTCCAGGACGATATGGAGTAAATATCCGGGAATTTGCGAGATTATGTCTATTACCAATGCTCAGGAATTCAAATATTGGTCTGATAAACCATTATATAATTCTAAAGATGAAAATGACGAAACTGTATTTGATTACCGTAAAAAGCACTTAAAGAAAAGACTTTTCAAAATTGTAGCCGATCAGACGGGAAACTTATTTAATCCAAACATTTTCACCATAGTCTGGGCAAGGAGATTTGCCGGTTATAAGCGTGCTGACTTGCTTTTACATGATAAAGACAGATTTTATAAGTTATTGAATAACCCGAAATATCCGGTACAAATTATCTGGGCCGGAAAGCCTTATCCAATGGACTATTCGGCGATTTCTACATTCAATTTATTGGTTGAGGAAAGTAAAAACCATAAAAATATGGCAGTTCTTACAGGCTATGAGCTTTCTTTAAGCAAATCTTTAAAACAAGGTTCAGATTTATGGCTGAATAATCCGAGGGTTCCGAGAGAAGCGTCAGGAACTTCAGGAATGACCGCAGCCATGAACGGTTCTATAAATCTCTCCACAGACGACGGCTGGATCCCGGAATTTGCAAAACATGGAGAAAATTCCTTTGTGGTTCCAAAAGGTGATTATTCTAATATGAGTATTTATGAACAGGATAATTACGATTTAAATAAATTATACGAAATCCTTGAAAATGAGATCCTTCCTACTTATTACGACCAACCGGATAAGTGGAGAAAAATCCAGTATAATTCTATGAATGACGTGAAATCGCAGTTCAACAGCGACAGAATGGCGGATGAGTATTATAGAATTTTGTATGATTACAAAGGTTGA